CGTTGACGATGGCGTGGCTCTCGTCGGGGACGGCGAGGCCCGGTATCAGGTTCGCCGCGGCGTGGGGCGGCAGCGCCAGGACCACGCTGTCGCCGTCCTTCAAGGCCACCGCCTCGGTGCCGAAGTCCAGGCTGTGCGCCGCGCCGCCCTCGCCGGCTATGGCGCGCAACCGGGTGCCGAACCGGACAGCGGCGCCGCGCCGGCGCAACAGCTCCAGCGCCGGGCCCACGAACGTTCCGGAGAGGCCGGTGCGGGCGATGCGCGGCCGGCAGGCGGCCTCTCCCTTGGCGAAGGTCTCGCGCAACACCGGCCACAGCAGGCGCGCGGCGCCGGTCCGTGCCGGGCTGTTGAGCGCGGCCACGGCCAACGGTTCCCAGAACCGTTCGAACAGGGGACCGTGGTCGCCCAGGCAGTCGGTCACGGTACGCTCCGCGCCCGCCAGCGCGATACGGAGGCCGGAAAGGTACTCGGACGCGCGCGTGCCGGGCACGCGCCGGCGCGGGTCGAGAATCCACCAGGGCAGCCGCCCGGCGTTGGGGCGCAGGCGCCAGCGCTCGCCGGTGCGCAGGTCCAGGAACGGGAAACACGCCTGCGCCGGCCCCACCAGCTCATCGGCGGCACCGATGTCCGCCAGGTAACCCATGGTGGAGCGGTTGCCGGTGAGCAGGAGATGGTTGCCGTTGTCGATGGCGCACCCGAGCCTGTCGTCGAAGTAGGAACGGCAGCGGCCGCCGGCCTGCCCGCTGGCTTCGTACAGGGTCACGGCGCGCCCCGCCCGGGCCAGCGAAACGGCGGCGGAAAGGCCGGCCACGCCGGCGCCGATGACATAGGTCAGAGCCACGAAGAAGGCGGGTCAGAGAAGGCCGTAGCGCAACGCGAGCCACAGCTTGCGCGGCTTGCCCAGCCGCACGGGCCGCTCCAGGTGTGTCCAGCCCCGCACCTCCAGGCGCCGGAGCGTCTCTCGATAGACCGCCATCATGAGCACGATGGGGCGGATCTGGCGGCGCCCGAGGCGGGCCAGCAACCGCTCGGTGCCGGCGTAGTGGTCGCGCGCGATCCCCGCCAGCTCCGCGCACGCCGCCGCGAAACCCGGCTGGTCGCACACCGCGCTCAGGGGACTCT
The DNA window shown above is from Deltaproteobacteria bacterium and carries:
- the hpnE gene encoding hydroxysqualene dehydroxylase HpnE; protein product: MALTYVIGAGVAGLSAAVSLARAGRAVTLYEASGQAGGRCRSYFDDRLGCAIDNGNHLLLTGNRSTMGYLADIGAADELVGPAQACFPFLDLRTGERWRLRPNAGRLPWWILDPRRRVPGTRASEYLSGLRIALAGAERTVTDCLGDHGPLFERFWEPLAVAALNSPARTGAARLLWPVLRETFAKGEAACRPRIARTGLSGTFVGPALELLRRRGAAVRFGTRLRAIAGEGGAAHSLDFGTEAVALKDGDSVVLALPPHAAANLIPGLAVPDESHAIVNAHFRLPEGGGLPSDLPFLGLVGGTAQWLFVRGDVASITISAADGMVDEDADAIARKTWRDVAAALGRPLWPLPPYRVVKEKRATFAQTPAQVKLRPGTRSRFPNVYLAGDWIDTGLPATIESAVRAGHMAARAIGGAVP